A section of the Lepus europaeus isolate LE1 chromosome 19, mLepTim1.pri, whole genome shotgun sequence genome encodes:
- the DPEP3 gene encoding dipeptidase 3: MQPTGLEGPHASCRRPLLRLLLLLLPLLTRAQSLPGPPGAPNATTTHGASSALGLRERAQALMRNFPLVDGHNDLPMLLRQLYQNILQDVNLHNFSQGQTSLDRLRDGLVGAQFWSVNVPCETQDQDAVRLSLEQIDLIRRMCASYSELELVTSAEGLNSTQKLACLIGVEGGHSVDSSLSVLRSFYVLGVRYLTLTHTCSTPWAESSSKFRHPFYTNVSGLTSFGEKMVGEMNRLGMMIDLSYASDTLVKRVLEVSGAPVIFSHSAARTVCDNLLNVPDDILQLLKKNGGIVMVTFSFGVLQCNLFANVSTVADHFDHIRSVIGSEFIGIGGNYDGSGRFPQGLEDVSKYPVLIEELLKRGWREEELQGVLRGNLLRVFSRVEQVREERRGQNPVEAELPDRRPVRPCHSHLLPQPQNEPLGTHLEVTKWPSGQVLQSPSKASPHLFPGLVAATILPVLILWLL; this comes from the exons ATGCAGCCCACGGGCCTCGAGGGTCCCCACGCGTCCTGCCGGCGGCCACTGCTGCGTTTGCTGTTGCTGCTACTACCGCTGCTAACCCGCGCCCAAAGCTTGCCCGGACCTCCTGGTGCCCCCAACGCCACAACTACGCATGGAGCCTCCAGTGCGCTGGGCCTGCGCGAGCGTGCGCAAGCTCTGATGCGGAACTTTCCGCTTGTGGACGG CCACAATGACCTGCCTATGCTCCTGAGACAACTTTACCAGAACATACTACAGGATGTCAACCTACACAATTTCAGCCAAGGCCAGACCAGCCTGGACAGGCTTAGAGATGGCCTCGTGGGGGCACAG TTCTGGTCAGTCAATGTCCCATGCGAGACCCAGGACCAAGATGCTGTGCGCCTCAGCCTGGAGCAGATTGACCTCATCCGCCGCATGTGTGCCTCCTACTCTGAGCTGGAGCTTGTGACCTCGGCTGAAG GTCTGAACAGCACTCAAAAGCTGGCCTGCCTCATCGGTGTGGAGGGTGGCCACTCAGTGGACAGCAGCCTCTCTGTGTTGCGCAGTTTCTACGTGCTGGGAGTGCGCTACCTGACGCTCACCCACACCTGCAGCACACCCTG GGCAGAGAGTTCCAGCAAGTTCAGACACCCCTTCTACACCAACGTCAGCGGGTTGACAAGTTTTGGTGAG AAAATGGTGGGAGAAATGAACCGGTTAGGCATGATGATAGACTTGTCCTATGCGTCGGACACCTTGGTGAAGCGAGTCCTGGAGGTATCTGGAGCTCCTGTGATCTTCTCCCACTCGGCTGCCAGGACTGTGTGCGACAATTTGCTGAATGTTCCTGATGATATCCTGCAACTTCTG AAGAAGAATGGTGGCATTGTGATGGTGACTTTCTCCTTCGGGGTGCTGCAGTGTAACCTGTTTGCTAATGTGTCCACTGTGGCAG ATCACTTCGACCACATCAGATCAGTCATTGGATCGGAGTTCATAGGGATTGGCGGAAATTATGATGGGTCAGGCCG GTTCCCCCAGGGACTGGAGGATGTGTCCAAATACCCAGTGCTGATAGAGGAGTTGCTGAAGCGGGGCTGGAGAGAGGAAGAGCTCCAAGGTGTGCTTCGTGGAAACCTGCTGCGGGTCTTCAGCCGAGTGGAACAG gtgagagaggaaagaagagggcAGAACCCTGTGGAGGCTGAGCTTCCAGACAGGCGTCCAGTCAGGCCCTGCCACTCCCACCTCCTGCCTCAGCCTCAGAATGAACCCTTGGGTACCCACCTGGAGGTGACCAAATGGCCATCCGGGCAGGTGCTCCAGAGCCCCTCAAAAGCCTCCCCACACCTCTTCCCAGGCCTTGTGGCTGCTACCATCCTCCCAGTTCTTATCCTGTGGCTCTTGTGA